The following are encoded together in the Methanosarcina flavescens genome:
- a CDS encoding lipopolysaccharide biosynthesis protein, with the protein MSNFITNVLKLVSGSVASQILAILLVPLITRIYSPDDLGVFQLFVSVSGILVIFSTFSYQYAIMLPKTDEDSANIVFLCSVLVTLISLLTAATVIIFPDKIERILNAPGISEYLIYLPLIVFFNGLFFVQNYWLSRKVRFGIIAGSRVLNTLSTKILQLVTPIWSAVSPLGLIAGYTVGYGLADLFMLKGAKEDLKIFKKVSIKKMKELAIRYKNFPLFSSWSTLANSISPQVPTFLLVYFYSTSVVGYFSLANQVVNMPMGLIGTAIQQVFFQKISEVKNGNGEGDMKTIVSEVYKKLILIGIFPMILLLILGEEIFTFAFGEGWHVSGTYVKILVPWIFLVFLSSPISTLYSVFEKQKIWLTFSMVLLVSRIVALVIGGMYGSPEFALGLFSFTGVVFWLWNNAYLLNLVGINRMESVEILVKYAAIGIAVSIPLILLEAFSVNFYIILIATAIITPIYYGLTLRDDPAFRRIFSAFLVNIKNKT; encoded by the coding sequence ATGTCAAACTTTATCACTAATGTTTTGAAACTTGTATCAGGAAGTGTTGCTTCACAGATTCTGGCTATACTTCTTGTACCCCTAATTACTAGAATTTACAGCCCTGATGACTTAGGAGTTTTTCAGCTTTTCGTTTCGGTATCAGGTATACTGGTAATTTTCTCTACTTTTTCATACCAGTATGCTATTATGCTACCAAAAACCGATGAAGATTCCGCAAACATAGTCTTTCTTTGTTCGGTATTAGTTACCCTTATATCTTTACTCACAGCTGCAACTGTAATAATATTCCCAGATAAAATTGAGCGAATCCTTAATGCTCCTGGAATCTCAGAATATTTAATTTATCTACCTCTAATAGTATTTTTTAACGGCCTTTTCTTCGTGCAGAATTACTGGCTTTCAAGAAAAGTACGTTTTGGAATTATAGCAGGCTCCAGAGTTTTAAACACATTGTCAACCAAAATATTACAGTTAGTTACCCCAATATGGAGTGCAGTATCGCCTCTGGGTCTCATAGCAGGATACACAGTTGGATACGGGTTAGCGGACCTGTTCATGCTCAAGGGTGCAAAAGAAGATTTAAAAATCTTCAAGAAAGTTTCGATAAAAAAAATGAAAGAACTAGCTATTCGGTATAAAAATTTTCCCTTATTTAGTTCCTGGTCCACACTCGCAAACTCGATTTCGCCACAGGTGCCTACCTTTTTGCTTGTGTACTTTTACAGTACAAGCGTTGTCGGATATTTTTCGCTTGCGAATCAAGTAGTAAATATGCCTATGGGGCTTATCGGGACAGCTATACAGCAGGTTTTCTTCCAGAAAATCAGTGAGGTAAAGAACGGGAATGGAGAAGGGGATATGAAAACTATTGTTAGCGAGGTTTACAAAAAGCTAATTCTAATAGGAATATTCCCAATGATACTTCTGCTGATCTTGGGAGAGGAAATCTTTACATTTGCTTTCGGAGAGGGCTGGCATGTATCAGGCACTTATGTGAAAATCCTTGTACCCTGGATATTCCTCGTTTTTTTGTCCTCGCCTATCTCAACCCTTTATAGCGTCTTTGAGAAACAGAAGATCTGGCTCACCTTCAGCATGGTTCTTCTTGTCTCCAGGATAGTAGCACTGGTTATAGGGGGAATGTACGGAAGCCCTGAGTTTGCCCTCGGACTGTTCAGCTTTACAGGAGTTGTATTCTGGCTCTGGAACAATGCGTATTTGCTTAATCTTGTAGGAATTAATAGAATGGAAAGCGTAGAGATCCTTGTTAAATATGCCGCAATAGGAATCGCTGTCTCGATCCCATTAATTCTGCTTGAAGCGTTCTCCGTAAACTTTTATATTATCCTTATTGCAACTGCCATCATAACTCCAATTTATTACGGTCTAACCCTTCGTGACGACCCTGCATTCAGGAGGATATTTTCGGCTTTTCTCGTAAATATAAAAAACAAAACCTGA
- a CDS encoding polysaccharide deacetylase family protein, with translation MSKKIMEDGELWDLFTKKEEYDPILLDKYGRFSYYLSSQRNIFEPHISKFLIKNGLSPEYPEGRNFAVCLTHDIDFVCPGMLNTAARAVKALKRGQFVQASILPFSRINKTWNPLWNFRQIMKLEKNYGAKSTFYFLTLDPGDEDFTFSIEELEEELGYILDDGWEVGLHGGHEAYNNPIEIRNKKHKLEKVLRKEVIGYRNHYLRFKTPKTWEFLAEAGFSYDSTFGYHDCAGFRNGMCHPFNPYNLNTGKKIDILEIPLGIMDTTLFSQMHLDFNQAWKLTEKLIDTVESYKGVLTILWHNTYMQGDYLEFYKRILEYCTQKNAWMTSGAEIYRWWKENY, from the coding sequence TTGTCTAAGAAAATAATGGAAGATGGGGAGCTATGGGACCTATTTACAAAAAAAGAAGAGTACGACCCTATCCTTTTAGATAAGTATGGAAGATTTTCATATTACTTAAGCAGTCAAAGAAATATTTTTGAGCCTCATATCTCGAAATTTCTGATTAAGAATGGGCTAAGTCCCGAATATCCTGAAGGAAGAAATTTTGCAGTATGCCTGACTCATGACATCGACTTTGTATGTCCAGGAATGCTGAATACTGCAGCCAGGGCAGTAAAAGCTCTCAAAAGGGGTCAGTTTGTACAGGCTTCTATCCTTCCGTTCTCAAGAATAAACAAAACTTGGAATCCTTTGTGGAATTTTAGACAAATTATGAAACTGGAAAAAAACTATGGAGCAAAATCTACATTTTATTTCCTGACCCTTGATCCAGGAGACGAAGATTTTACTTTCAGCATTGAAGAACTGGAAGAAGAACTTGGCTATATTTTGGACGATGGATGGGAGGTGGGGCTTCACGGAGGTCATGAAGCTTATAATAACCCAATAGAAATCAGAAACAAAAAACATAAACTCGAGAAGGTACTCCGAAAGGAGGTTATAGGCTACAGGAATCATTATCTTCGATTTAAGACTCCAAAAACCTGGGAATTCCTTGCAGAAGCGGGCTTCAGTTACGATTCAACCTTCGGCTATCATGATTGTGCGGGTTTCAGGAACGGAATGTGTCATCCTTTTAATCCATATAATCTTAACACAGGAAAAAAAATCGATATTCTCGAAATTCCACTGGGTATTATGGATACCACTCTTTTCAGCCAGATGCATCTTGACTTCAATCAGGCATGGAAACTTACGGAAAAGCTCATTGATACAGTTGAAAGCTATAAAGGCGTACTTACAATCCTCTGGCATAATACGTATATGCAAGGAGATTATCTGGAATTCTATAAAAGAATCCTGGAGTATTGTACTCAAAAAAATGCCTGGATGACATCAGGAGCCGAGATATACAGATGGTGGAAGGAGAATTACTGA
- a CDS encoding glycosyltransferase family 2 protein — protein MGLYSAFSLGLNSLISDPISIVSSPTQLTDRLLRHEFTVLIPAQNEETSIGSKVLIAASYADRVLVLDKGSTDRTMEVAALGGARVVPISGGEEALLNVLYKASLDSELVVLIYPECMQDIDLLSHVLEPLRQGFDLSVGSWPCRISCELETIMLFNGKNTFKEKIGFLAITADSLQKISSGREHLSLKSLLSAAKAGGLKVNYLSFDVDPIFRKLENTRIGVVVPAYNEELLIGETLSGIPEYVDRIYVVDDASTDRTGEIVKNFGDSRIVYLRHEVNKGVGAGIISGYKLALKDEMDIVAVMAGDNQMDPVQLPRLIFPIIEGRADYTKGNRLLTDDFMTGMSKWRSFGNLLLSFITKIGSGYWQVMDPQNGYTAISRQALEVIDLDSVYPYYGYCNDLLIKLNAFGMRVMDVVMPARYGKEKSKIRYGKFIRKVAPMIFRGFLWRLRVKYTVLDFHPLVLFYFLGMLALPVGVLLGLWGFLQILLQNPLPSYYPLLGFLVLGTGLQMLLFGMLFDMQVEKKRNEKIGFAR, from the coding sequence TTGGGTTTGTATTCAGCCTTTTCACTTGGTCTCAATTCTTTAATCTCTGATCCTATTAGCATAGTATCTTCGCCAACCCAACTTACCGATAGGTTGCTCAGGCATGAATTTACTGTCTTGATTCCAGCTCAGAACGAGGAAACTTCCATTGGAAGCAAGGTCTTGATTGCGGCAAGTTACGCTGACCGTGTACTTGTTCTTGATAAGGGTTCTACAGATCGAACTATGGAGGTAGCTGCTCTGGGAGGGGCACGAGTTGTTCCTATCTCAGGGGGGGAGGAAGCATTACTCAACGTCCTTTACAAGGCATCTCTTGATTCAGAACTTGTTGTTCTTATCTATCCGGAATGCATGCAGGATATAGATTTGCTTTCCCATGTACTTGAGCCGCTAAGACAGGGATTTGATCTATCAGTGGGTTCATGGCCCTGTCGTATCTCCTGTGAGTTGGAAACAATAATGCTTTTCAATGGGAAAAATACCTTTAAGGAAAAAATAGGGTTTCTTGCGATAACCGCAGATTCGCTGCAGAAAATCAGCTCAGGCAGGGAACATCTTTCTTTGAAATCCTTGCTTTCTGCGGCGAAAGCTGGAGGACTTAAGGTTAACTACTTGAGTTTTGATGTAGACCCTATATTCAGGAAACTTGAGAACACTCGTATAGGAGTTGTTGTGCCTGCTTATAATGAGGAACTGCTTATAGGCGAAACTCTAAGTGGCATCCCCGAATATGTAGATAGAATTTATGTAGTTGACGATGCCAGTACAGACCGTACAGGCGAAATTGTAAAAAACTTTGGTGACTCACGGATTGTGTATTTGCGTCATGAAGTAAACAAAGGAGTAGGCGCGGGAATAATCAGCGGATATAAACTTGCACTCAAAGACGAGATGGATATCGTTGCGGTCATGGCTGGAGATAATCAAATGGACCCAGTCCAGCTTCCCAGGTTAATTTTCCCAATTATTGAGGGAAGAGCTGATTATACAAAAGGGAATAGACTACTTACTGATGATTTCATGACCGGAATGAGCAAATGGAGGTCTTTTGGAAACCTTCTCCTCAGCTTTATCACAAAAATAGGCAGCGGTTACTGGCAAGTTATGGACCCTCAGAACGGATATACAGCTATCTCCAGGCAGGCCCTGGAGGTGATCGATCTAGATTCAGTCTATCCTTATTATGGTTATTGTAACGATCTGTTAATCAAGCTTAATGCTTTCGGAATGAGAGTAATGGATGTTGTAATGCCCGCTCGTTATGGCAAAGAAAAATCCAAGATTCGGTATGGCAAGTTTATCCGCAAAGTGGCTCCCATGATCTTCAGAGGTTTTCTCTGGAGGTTAAGGGTAAAATACACTGTGCTGGACTTCCATCCACTTGTATTATTCTATTTCCTTGGAATGCTAGCCTTGCCTGTGGGTGTTCTGTTAGGATTGTGGGGCTTTTTGCAGATATTACTGCAAAATCCTCTCCCTTCCTACTACCCACTGCTTGGCTTCCTTGTCCTGGGTACGGGGCTTCAAATGCTTCTCTTCGGAATGCTTTTCGATATGCAGGTTGAAAAGAAAAGAAATGAAAAGATAGGGTTTGCTCGCTAA
- a CDS encoding metal-dependent hydrolase yields the protein MLLFGHLGITLGLFLLCCIFAPRLRVLIDLRYLAIGALLPDLIDKPVGRVIFASVLANGRMIGHTMLFSLILSLVGMYLYKKSNDRRGIALASGSFIHLLEDQMWAQPLTFFWPLFGLSFPRDTTDYTGLEYLLIMLGKSFEPEFSQTFIAEILGIGLIAIFVVNWLKRRLSKKF from the coding sequence ATGCTACTCTTTGGACATCTGGGGATTACGCTGGGGTTATTTTTATTATGCTGTATCTTTGCACCCCGACTGAGAGTTCTAATAGACCTGAGATATCTGGCTATTGGAGCCCTTCTGCCTGACTTAATAGATAAACCTGTAGGGAGAGTTATCTTTGCTTCGGTCCTTGCAAATGGGCGCATGATAGGTCACACAATGTTGTTTTCACTTATTCTCTCGCTGGTAGGAATGTACCTGTACAAAAAAAGTAATGATCGCAGAGGCATTGCTCTTGCTTCAGGTTCTTTTATTCATCTTCTAGAGGACCAAATGTGGGCTCAACCTCTGACTTTTTTCTGGCCCCTCTTCGGGTTAAGCTTTCCCAGAGATACTACTGACTATACCGGCCTGGAGTACTTATTAATAATGCTCGGAAAGTCTTTTGAACCTGAATTCTCACAAACTTTCATCGCTGAAATTCTTGGAATCGGGTTAATAGCTATCTTTGTTGTAAACTGGTTAAAAAGGCGGCTGAGCAAAAAATTCTGA
- a CDS encoding disaggregatase related repeat-containing protein, with translation MNGKRRMYKWGDRKKLLLFSIIFISLIAGVTITLSTPSDTVVRVSTNGSGDFNCDGSDDQVEINKALAYVAENPEFTTVHLEGPNTYVISDSIYIGSNTILEGDPTAVIKLEDNVGWPEGKPLITQMDSAGNHDITIRGFEIDGNHDNNDGKSRGKGYHNLINFLNCENIKVHDMYMHDSHGDGLKVVKCSDIQFYNNRVYKLGHDALYAIYSSNVEAWNNKITCRTNSGLRIYNTNHVKFHNNIIDSEGEGGAGIEIQKIGPSTVMNDIEICNNLLYETNAAGIWITGYGNGYSKDSARDIYIHHNKFYKTGINRGADWAGGIVLNGFQNTLIENNKFEGCYGAAIAHKQVTKEFLAPGSGYTTIVRNNIIINTQPSPAAGEGYAVYNQLRDTHSFILENNCLSNNAGGNYLGANSTSDIEADSELAAKLSKNESLGEDFPWSEAMSAGPQTPYEIDESGVQTGQEEEFESSLKRAFSEFLRFLKRFFLNLSLQSDEAENLKIALPFVISDNRLRQEAPNMTFSESEYIDIGKKPDGGIYRGVIIFELSSFNQTDQIEGATLSLFRCYPENQMRPKDTVLEIYRPVEWCKEHVTWQQRETNIPWKNSGGDWYDRNGVFQGSTPYAAITISGDETPGNRYIELDVTDLVQEYISGKYKNTGFLIKAREEDENYIAFYSTNWQNKNQRPKLTIEYT, from the coding sequence ATGAACGGAAAAAGGCGAATGTATAAGTGGGGAGATAGAAAAAAATTACTACTTTTTAGTATAATTTTTATTTCTCTAATTGCAGGTGTGACCATCACTTTATCCACCCCATCTGATACAGTAGTTCGTGTTTCTACCAATGGAAGTGGGGACTTTAATTGTGATGGAAGTGACGACCAGGTAGAGATAAACAAAGCTCTTGCATATGTTGCGGAAAATCCAGAGTTTACAACCGTTCATTTGGAAGGACCTAATACTTACGTTATTTCGGACAGTATCTATATAGGGAGTAATACCATTCTTGAGGGAGATCCTACAGCTGTGATTAAGCTTGAGGATAATGTAGGTTGGCCGGAAGGAAAGCCTTTGATTACGCAAATGGACAGTGCCGGAAATCATGACATTACCATAAGAGGGTTTGAGATTGATGGAAATCATGATAACAACGATGGGAAAAGCAGGGGCAAAGGATATCATAATCTGATTAATTTCCTTAATTGTGAGAATATAAAGGTTCACGACATGTACATGCATGACAGTCATGGGGATGGGCTTAAGGTCGTAAAATGTTCAGATATTCAGTTTTACAATAATCGGGTTTATAAGTTAGGGCATGATGCTCTCTATGCCATCTATTCCTCAAATGTAGAAGCCTGGAACAATAAAATAACATGTAGAACAAACAGTGGCTTAAGAATTTACAATACAAATCACGTAAAGTTCCATAACAATATTATCGACTCCGAAGGAGAAGGAGGGGCAGGGATTGAAATCCAGAAGATCGGTCCATCAACTGTGATGAATGATATTGAGATCTGCAATAACCTGCTATACGAGACAAATGCGGCAGGTATCTGGATTACAGGTTACGGAAACGGATATTCTAAAGACTCTGCAAGAGATATCTATATCCATCACAATAAATTTTATAAAACCGGAATTAACCGTGGTGCAGACTGGGCAGGAGGAATAGTGCTTAACGGTTTTCAAAACACTTTGATAGAGAACAATAAATTCGAAGGATGCTACGGCGCTGCTATTGCCCATAAACAGGTTACTAAAGAATTTTTGGCTCCGGGCTCAGGATATACAACTATCGTGAGAAATAATATAATAATTAATACACAGCCAAGTCCTGCAGCCGGAGAAGGATATGCTGTATACAATCAGCTGAGAGATACCCATTCATTTATCCTAGAAAATAATTGCCTTTCCAATAATGCAGGTGGGAATTATCTTGGTGCAAATTCTACCTCAGATATCGAGGCTGACTCTGAACTTGCGGCGAAGTTGAGCAAAAATGAGTCCTTAGGAGAGGATTTCCCCTGGAGTGAAGCTATGTCTGCCGGACCGCAGACGCCTTATGAGATAGATGAAAGTGGAGTCCAGACAGGACAGGAAGAAGAGTTTGAATCTAGCCTTAAAAGAGCCTTTTCAGAATTTCTAAGATTTCTTAAAAGATTTTTTTTAAACCTTTCACTGCAGTCCGATGAAGCGGAAAATCTTAAAATTGCATTACCATTTGTCATTTCTGACAACAGGTTAAGGCAAGAGGCTCCTAACATGACTTTCAGTGAAAGTGAATATATTGACATAGGAAAGAAACCTGATGGGGGCATTTACAGGGGCGTTATAATCTTTGAGTTGAGTTCATTCAATCAAACTGACCAGATCGAAGGAGCAACACTGTCTTTATTCCGGTGCTACCCGGAGAATCAAATGAGACCAAAGGATACTGTACTGGAAATATATAGACCTGTGGAATGGTGCAAAGAACATGTTACGTGGCAGCAAAGAGAAACCAACATTCCCTGGAAAAATTCAGGAGGAGACTGGTATGACAGGAATGGAGTCTTCCAGGGCAGCACCCCATACGCTGCAATAACTATCAGTGGAGATGAAACCCCTGGCAACCGCTACATTGAACTGGACGTAACAGACCTTGTTCAGGAATATATAAGCGGTAAGTACAAAAATACAGGTTTCCTTATTAAAGCCCGAGAGGAAGATGAAAACTATATTGCTTTCTACAGTACCAACTGGCAAAACAAAAACCAGAGACCCAAACTCACTATAGAGTATACCTGA
- a CDS encoding right-handed parallel beta-helix repeat-containing protein produces MNGKDLRHRWQNRKKTGIYFAILIFLVAMGITALSTTSPNKTVYIATDGRGDFNCDGSDDQVEINKALAYVAENPQFTTVHLKGPNTYIISDSILIGNDTILEGDPTAIIKLKDEADWPRNKPLITQMDRAGSYNITIKGFEINGNHNKNLDKKRGEGYYNLIHFLNSSNIQVHSMYMHNGHGDGLKIERSSNIQFYDNRVYKLGHDGLYAIECQNVEAWNNTITCRTNSALRVWNSNHVKLHDNLIDSFYHWSAGGPGIQIQKTTGVMNDIEVCNNTIHHTYGPGIWLLGYGNSYPREEAQDVYIHHNIFYSTGTNPSIDWVGGIVASGFYDTRIENNVFDGAYHAAVTHMYPTGYSIDLSPQDTGYTTIVRNNIIVNTLPRTKEPSGTGYGVINYLPGTHTFVLENNCLYNNKAGNYKNCTSTTDIYADPLFANQKDHDYHLKSTGGRWNGKTWVKDIVSSPCIDAGYLGSDYSKEPRNNGGRINIGRYGNTEYASISGDIPGYVVWWNQIFSPQWKNLRFLLRTIFYSFSI; encoded by the coding sequence ATGAACGGAAAAGATCTGAGACATAGATGGCAAAACAGGAAAAAAACCGGGATCTATTTTGCAATTTTAATTTTTTTGGTTGCAATGGGAATAACCGCCCTTTCCACTACATCACCCAATAAAACTGTTTATATTGCTACCGATGGGAGAGGAGATTTCAATTGTGATGGAAGTGATGATCAGGTAGAAATAAATAAAGCTCTTGCATATGTTGCAGAAAACCCTCAGTTCACAACCGTTCATCTGAAGGGTCCTAATACATATATCATCTCAGACAGTATTTTAATTGGAAATGATACCATTCTGGAAGGAGACCCTACAGCCATAATTAAACTTAAAGATGAGGCTGACTGGCCAAGGAATAAGCCCCTGATTACACAGATGGACAGAGCAGGAAGCTACAACATCACCATAAAAGGATTTGAAATCAACGGAAACCATAACAAAAATCTAGACAAAAAGAGAGGAGAAGGATATTACAATCTGATCCATTTCTTGAATTCCAGCAACATTCAGGTTCACTCCATGTATATGCATAACGGGCATGGAGATGGACTGAAGATAGAAAGAAGTTCGAATATCCAGTTTTACGATAACCGGGTTTATAAACTGGGGCATGATGGGCTTTATGCCATTGAATGCCAGAATGTAGAAGCCTGGAATAACACAATAACCTGCAGAACTAACAGCGCCCTTAGAGTCTGGAACTCAAACCATGTAAAGCTCCATGATAATCTAATTGACTCCTTCTATCACTGGAGTGCAGGCGGGCCTGGAATCCAGATTCAGAAAACAACAGGCGTGATGAATGATATAGAGGTGTGCAATAATACAATCCATCACACATACGGGCCCGGGATCTGGCTGTTAGGCTATGGCAATTCTTATCCCAGGGAAGAAGCACAGGATGTGTACATTCATCACAATATATTTTACAGCACAGGTACAAACCCAAGTATAGATTGGGTAGGTGGTATAGTAGCGAGTGGTTTTTATGACACTCGCATTGAAAATAATGTGTTTGATGGCGCATATCATGCTGCAGTTACCCATATGTATCCTACAGGTTATTCTATCGATCTTTCACCCCAGGACACAGGATATACAACAATTGTCCGCAATAATATTATTGTAAATACCCTGCCACGTACAAAAGAACCGAGCGGAACAGGGTACGGAGTTATTAATTATCTGCCCGGAACACATACTTTTGTGCTGGAGAATAACTGCCTTTACAATAATAAAGCAGGCAACTATAAAAACTGCACATCAACAACTGATATATATGCTGATCCTCTCTTTGCAAATCAGAAAGATCACGATTACCACTTGAAATCAACAGGCGGAAGATGGAACGGAAAAACCTGGGTAAAAGATATTGTAAGTTCTCCCTGCATTGATGCCGGTTATCTAGGTTCTGACTATTCAAAGGAGCCCAGGAATAATGGAGGGAGGATCAACATAGGCAGGTACGGAAATACCGAATATGCTTCTATTTCAGGCGATATTCCTGGATATGTTGTATGGTGGAACCAGATATTTTCACCACAATGGAAGAATTTAAGGTTCCTGTTGAGAACTATTTTTTATTCTTTTTCAATATAA
- a CDS encoding polysaccharide deacetylase family protein: MKGTFSVTVDIEDWYHIPSVCSSPYAVYRSVNEFFDKWEGQYDFLTEPTKRTLNILEEFNITATFFVVADTVEHYPGLIESIVERGHEIACHGLHHACKIDPETKKPLMSTEEFEQKTLLAKRNLEKISGEKVVGYRAPNALVGGWMLDSLERIGFKYDSSVSVNSLYNKTDSPLKTVSSFPYYPVERGLEAGNDRNFIEFPWAYYQNGLKIPASGGPVLRFLGAPLVLNGLIQSLKRGHTIFYFHPLDISCTKFPSVGNNRPFYWCMKGKLVERRIRHILKSLKSIEKLCLRDYPGIR; encoded by the coding sequence ATGAAGGGTACTTTTTCGGTTACAGTGGATATTGAGGATTGGTATCATATTCCTTCAGTCTGCAGTTCTCCTTATGCTGTTTACAGGAGTGTAAATGAGTTCTTTGATAAATGGGAAGGTCAATATGATTTCCTAACTGAACCTACAAAAAGGACTCTGAATATTCTCGAGGAATTCAATATAACTGCTACTTTCTTTGTAGTTGCGGATACTGTAGAGCACTATCCTGGACTTATAGAGTCAATTGTTGAAAGAGGACATGAAATTGCATGTCACGGGCTACATCACGCCTGCAAAATCGATCCTGAAACGAAGAAGCCATTAATGAGTACCGAGGAGTTTGAACAGAAAACATTACTTGCAAAAAGAAATCTGGAAAAAATCAGTGGGGAAAAAGTAGTAGGCTACAGGGCACCAAACGCCCTTGTAGGTGGCTGGATGCTGGATTCACTGGAACGCATCGGGTTCAAGTATGACTCATCAGTATCCGTAAATTCTCTTTATAATAAAACTGATTCACCCCTTAAAACAGTTTCTTCTTTTCCTTACTATCCTGTAGAACGCGGACTTGAAGCAGGCAATGACAGAAACTTTATTGAGTTCCCCTGGGCCTATTATCAGAATGGACTGAAAATTCCGGCATCTGGAGGCCCGGTACTTCGCTTCCTGGGCGCTCCTCTAGTATTGAATGGGCTTATTCAGAGCTTGAAAAGAGGTCATACTATTTTCTATTTCCACCCACTTGACATTTCCTGTACTAAATTCCCTTCAGTAGGTAATAACAGGCCATTTTACTGGTGCATGAAAGGAAAACTTGTAGAACGTAGAATTCGTCATATTTTGAAAAGTTTGAAAAGTATCGAAAAGTTGTGCTTGAGGGATTATCCAGGAATAAGATAG
- a CDS encoding metal-dependent hydrolase: MLIFGHIGITLGIFYLLNRLSSKNNFMAYFPWIAFGALLPDFIDKPLGRIILFDTIGSGRIFAHTLLFGFLLVLVGYYLYNRDKPEFLVISGASFCHLLEDEMWNYPRAFLWPLLGWEFPKDTISGSFMEYLMIVLSRAYDPRYTEVFISEIIGLLIIVFLTGKYIQEKIKEKSVL; the protein is encoded by the coding sequence ATGTTAATATTTGGACATATTGGAATTACTCTGGGAATTTTCTACCTCCTGAACCGCCTATCTTCAAAAAATAACTTCATGGCATATTTTCCGTGGATTGCATTTGGGGCGCTTCTTCCAGATTTTATTGATAAACCCCTCGGCAGGATAATTCTTTTTGACACTATAGGAAGTGGACGTATCTTTGCCCATACTTTACTTTTTGGCTTTCTGCTGGTTCTGGTAGGGTATTATCTGTATAACCGGGATAAACCTGAATTCTTGGTTATTTCAGGGGCATCCTTTTGCCACCTTCTTGAAGATGAGATGTGGAATTACCCAAGAGCATTTCTCTGGCCTCTTCTTGGTTGGGAATTTCCGAAAGATACGATTTCAGGGAGTTTTATGGAGTATCTGATGATAGTTCTCAGTAGAGCGTACGACCCACGATATACAGAAGTTTTTATCTCAGAAATTATAGGTTTGCTTATAATTGTATTTCTTACTGGCAAGTATATTCAAGAGAAAATAAAAGAGAAATCGGTATTATAA
- a CDS encoding (5-formylfuran-3-yl)methyl phosphate synthase, whose protein sequence is MKLLVSPINREEAIIASRGGADIVDVKNPKEGSLGANFPWIIRDVKEAVEGRQPISATIGDFNYKPGTASLAALGAAVAGADYIKVGLYDIQTEDQAFELLTKITRAVKDYDSTKKVVASGYSDYKRINSISPLLLPSIAAEAGVDVVMVDTAIKDGKSTFEFMDEKELKKFTDLAHEYGLENAIAGSLKFEDLPILERIGPDIIGVRGMVCGGDRRTAIRQELVEKLVAECQA, encoded by the coding sequence ATGAAACTGCTTGTAAGTCCAATCAATAGAGAGGAGGCAATTATTGCTTCCAGAGGCGGCGCAGACATTGTGGATGTCAAAAACCCCAAAGAAGGTTCCCTTGGTGCGAATTTCCCGTGGATAATAAGGGATGTAAAAGAAGCTGTAGAAGGCAGACAGCCTATAAGCGCAACCATAGGAGATTTTAATTACAAACCGGGAACTGCTTCCCTTGCAGCATTAGGAGCAGCGGTTGCAGGAGCAGATTACATTAAAGTTGGCCTTTACGATATCCAGACTGAAGATCAGGCTTTTGAGCTTCTGACAAAAATAACACGGGCTGTAAAGGATTATGACTCGACAAAAAAAGTTGTTGCCTCGGGGTACTCGGATTACAAGCGTATCAACTCAATTTCTCCATTATTGCTTCCTTCAATTGCCGCAGAAGCCGGGGTAGATGTAGTAATGGTTGATACAGCAATCAAGGATGGGAAATCAACTTTTGAGTTCATGGATGAGAAAGAACTTAAAAAATTTACCGACCTTGCCCATGAGTACGGGCTTGAAAACGCAATTGCAGGTTCTCTAAAATTTGAGGATCTTCCGATACTTGAGAGGATAGGACCGGATATTATTGGCGTCCGGGGCATGGTCTGCGGAGGAGACAGAAGAACTGCAATCCGGCAGGAACTGGTAGAGAAACTCGTAGCCGAATGCCAGGCTTGA